From Glycine soja cultivar W05 chromosome 4, ASM419377v2, whole genome shotgun sequence, the proteins below share one genomic window:
- the LOC114410609 gene encoding uncharacterized protein LOC114410609: MGKRGVGRPRIQAETRRKGVERKIITQAIVEIEELVGEIEGVSTLPEENCINVDELEIPMMKSGEELKPTVREDEPKPKPWVEVIQGNRSLNRGMAVDFIAPTFVKGKAEITIDESDVSEELEFWENSIILFALGQSLSMNAVKKFMEKTWNFISLPELFYNDEGYFIVKCKNREDMELVMEQGPYFIYSKPVFLCKWTTEFEMKEDLLRVLPIWITLPQLPLHLWGERSILKIASVIGKPITTDECTAKKLRISYARVLVEVDITQNPIETVDIKDHKGKLMEQKIEYEWRPSYCQSCLKIGHDCATKKVPGKKLVQVWKPTKQTEETLNRNKPTETKAAKKIEEKQEEPQKEQEEPQKDQEEPNQELNPAEWTVITSRRMEKGKREMIHTPKSSFVPYQNTNTFTPLRIGDCPKGNTPFD, encoded by the coding sequence ATGGGCAAAAGGGGTGTTGGCCGGCCGAGAATTCAGGCGGAAACACGCCGGAAAGGGGTGGAAAGGAAGATCATAACACAAGCCATTGTTGAAATAGAGGAACTTGTTGGGGAAATTGAAGGAGTTTCGACATTGCCGGAGGAAAATTGCATCAATGTGGATGAATTGGAGATTCCGATGATGAAGAGTGGTGAAGAACTGAAGCCTACGGTGAGAGAAGATGAACCAAAACCTAAACCTTGGGTGGAGGTAATTCAGGGAAATAGAAGCTTGAATCGTGGAATGGCGGTGGATTTCATAGCTCCAACGTTCGTGAAAGGTAAAGCTGAAATTACGATAGATGAATCTGATGTTTCTGAGGAATTGGAATTCTGGGAGAATTCGATCATTCTCTTTGCACTAGGACAGTCTCTGTCTATGAATGCGGTTAAGAAGTTCATGGAGAAGACCTGGAATTTCATTTCACTCCCAGAACTATTTTACAACGATGAAGGTTACTTCATTGTGAAATGTAAGAACAGGGAAGACATGGAGCTGGTTATGGAACAAGGTCCCTATTTCATTTACAGTAAACCGGTATTTCTTTGCAAATGGACcactgaatttgagatgaaggAAGATCTATTGCGTGTTCTTCCAATTTGGATAACGTTACCTCAGTTGCCACTGCACCTATGGGGGGAAAGGAGTATTTTGAAAATAGCTAGTGTGATTGGTAAACCTATAACAACAGATGAATGTACTGCGAAGAAATTACGAATCTCTTATGCTAGGGTCCTGGTTGAAGTGGATATTACTCAAAATCCTATAGAAACTGTTGACATCAAGGATCACAAAGGAAAACTCATGGAGcaaaaaattgaatatgaatGGAGACCAAGCTACTGTCAGTCATGCTTGAAGATTGGACATGATTGTGCCACTAAGAAAGTTCCTGGGAAAAAACTAGTACAGGTGTGGAAACCTACCAAGCAAACTGAGGAGACACTGAATAGAAATAAGCCAACTGAAACTAAGGCTGCCAAGAAGATTGAAGAAAAGCAAGAAGAACCACAAAAGGAGCAAGAAgaaccacaaaaggaccaagaAGAGCCAAATCAAGAACTGAATCCTGCAGAGTGGACTGTTATTACatcaagaagaatggaaaaaggtAAAAGAGAAATGATTCATACTCCTAAAAGTTCATTTGTGCCTTACCAGAACACAAACACTTTCACACCCCTTAGGATTGGAGATTGTCCTAAGGGGAACACACCATTTGATTAA